Proteins encoded within one genomic window of Solea senegalensis isolate Sse05_10M linkage group LG11, IFAPA_SoseM_1, whole genome shotgun sequence:
- the LOC122777126 gene encoding tyrosine-protein kinase HCK-like, whose amino-acid sequence MGECLRTTCPCLETLWQRVFSDKTSPSGQGGGEKDSSTDRKGVESARSPGTPVPPQEEGPESGSIYTALWSFEGRHKDELSFQDGDLFNVISRSGDWWTARKIDMNGRVLDTGKVPYNYLSRAETLRSQPTKDLMRKRVACAHHTQTTTFSTCTLSEECCFQVLCNSLKI is encoded by the exons ATGGGTGAGTGTCTGCGCACGACCTGTCCGTGTCTGGAAACACTATGGCAGAGGGTTTTCAGCGACAAAACGTCTCCATCTGGACAAGGAGGAGGGGAGAAAGACAGCTCCACTGACCGCAAGGGAGTTGAGAGCGCACGGAGCCCCGGCACACCGGTGCCGCCGCAGGAGGAAGGTCCCGAGAGCGGCTCCATCTACACAGCGCTGTGGTCGTTTGAGGGTCGCCACAAGGATGAGCTGTCTTTCCAGGATGGGGATCTTTTCAATGTCATCAGCCGCAGCGGGGACTGGTGGACCGCGCGGAAGATTGACATGAACGGACGCGTCCTGGACACCGGGAAAGTGCCATACAACTACCTGTCCAGGGCCGAAACCCTGAGATCACAACC GACCAAAGACCTGATGAGGAAACGAGTAGCGTGtgcacaccacacacaaacaactacaTTCAGCACTTGTACTCTGTCTGAGGAATGCTGTTTCCAAGTGCTTTGCAACAGCTTAAAGATTTGA